The genome window TGGCGCGCAGGTCGTTCGCCTCCATCGAGATGAACCACTGCGGGGTGTTGCGGAAGATCAGCGGCGCCTTCGAGCGCCACGAGTGCGGATAGCTGTGCACCAGCTTGCCGGAGGCGAGCAGCGCGTCGGCCTGGGTCATCGCCTTGAGGATCTCGGGCGCGACCTTGAACACATGCTTGCCCGCGAACATCGGCACGTGCGGCAGATAGGTGCCGTCGGCGCCGACCGTATCCGGCACCGCGATGCCGTTGGCGACGCCGAGTTTCCAGTCGTCCTCGCCGTGGCCCGGCGCGATGTGGACGAAGCCGGTGCCGGTGTCGGTGGTGACGAAGTCGCCCGCCAGCAGCGGCACGTCGAAGTCGTAGCCCTTGCCGCGCCACGGATGGCGGCAGACGGTCCCGGCGAGTTCGCGACCGGGGATCTCGGCGACCACCGCGTAGTCGGTGATCTTCGCCTCGGCGGCGAGCGTCTCCACCAGTTCCTTGACCGCGACGATGCGCTCGCCCGGCCGCGCGAGGCTCATGCCGTCGGCGGCCTTGACCTCGATCACGGAGTAGGTGAAGTCCGCGCCGTAGCCGATCGCGCGGTTGCCCGGCATCGTCCAGGGCGTGGTGGTCCAGATCACCACCGAAGCGCCTTCGAGGGCGGGAACCGTGGTCGTCACCACCGGGAACCGCACCCAGATGGTGGTGGAGGTGTGGTCGTGGTACTCGACCTCGGCCTCGGCGAGCGCGGTCTTCTCGACCACCGACCACAGCACCGGCTTCGCGCCCTTGTAGAGCCCGCCGTTGAGCAGGAAGCGGCCGAGCTCGGCGACGATCCGCGCCTCGGCGGCGTAGGTCATGGTGGTGTAGGGTTTGTCCCAGTCGCCGCCGACGCCGAGGCGCTTGAACTCGGCCTTCTGCACCTCGATCCAATGGGCGGCGAAGTCGCGGCATTCCTTGCGGAACTCCACCACCGGCACGGCGTCCTTGTCCTTGCCCGCGGCGCGGTACTTCTCCTCGATCTTCCATTCGATCGGCAGGCCGTGGCAGTCCCACCCCGGCACGTAGCGGGCGTCCTTGCCCATCATCTGCTGGCTCTTGACGATCACGTCCTTGAGGATCTTGTTGAGCGCGTGGCCGATGTGGAGGTTGCCGTTGGCGTAGGGCGGACCGTCGTGGAGAATGAACGGCTCGCGCTCCGCCCCCGCCTTGCGCAGGCGTCCTTCGAGGTCGATGGCGGCCCACCGCTCCAGGAGTTTCGGTTCGAGGTTGGGCAGCCCCGCCTTCATGCCGAAGGCGGTGGTGGGCAGGAACACGGTCGACTTGATCTCGACGGTCATCATACGCTCTTTGTTTCAGGCGGTTTCTTGCAAATACCGGCGCGCGGCCGCGGCGTCCTCGACGATCTGGCGCCGGAGCGCCGCGACGTCGTCGAACTTCCGCTCGTCGCGCAGGAACCGCGCGAAGGCCACGTGAAGGCGGCGATCATAGAGAGTTTCGGCGAAGTCGAACAGATGCACTTCCAGCACCGTGCCTTTACCGTCGAAGGTGGGGCGGCGGCCGCAGTTGGCGACGCCGTGGCGGATGTCCGGATCGTCGCCGATGCGCACGCTCACCGCGTAGACCCCCGGGCGCGGGCGCAGGGTGTCGGTGAGGATGACGTTGGCGGTGGGGAAGCCGATGGTGCGGCCGCGCTTCTCGCCGTGTTCCACCGGGCCTTCGATCGCCCAGGTGCGGCCGAGGATCGCGGCGGCGTCGGCCATCCGTCCCTCGCGGATCGCGTCGCGCGCGGCGGTCGAGGAGAGAATCACGCCCGAGCGCGCCGTCACCGCCGCAAGCTCGGTGACGCCGAAACCCATCGACGCCCCGGCGCGCCTGAGCGACTCCGGCGTGCCGGTGCGGCCCTTGCCGAAGGCGTAGTCATGGCCGATGACGATGTGGCGGACGTCGAGGGTGCGCACCAGGGTGTTCTGGATGAAGTCGTCGGCGGTGGTCTGGGCGTAGGCGAGGTCGAACCCCTGGGTGAACAGGAAATCCGCGCCGAGCGCGCCGATCAGACGCGCCTTCATCGGGAACGGCGTCAGCCGGAAGGGCGCGAGTTCGGGCTGGAACACGCTGCGCGGGTGCGGCTCGAAGGTGAGCGCCCCCATCGGCCGTCCCTCCGCCTGGGCGAGCGCGCGGGCGGTGGCGAGCACCGCCTGATGGCCGCGGTGGACTCCGTCGAAGTTGCCGATCGCGACCACGCCCTGGCGCAGATGCGCCGGAACCGCGTCGGAGTGCCGCAGGATGATCATGACGGAGGTCCGCTCCCAAGCCTTCTCGAAAACCGTGCCGGATAGGGGTATGCGATCGGAAGCGGCGGCGCAACCCGGATGATGCCCCGGGCACGCGGGCGAATCCTCCCCGGCCGGGGAGGCGGGCGCGCGGCGCGCGGCGTCGCGGCGGGATCGGGGCGCCGTCGCGGCGGGATCGGGGCGCCCCGCGGCGGTGCCCGGTAATCCCAGGATTCGCAAGGATCGGGCGGCTCCGCGCGGCGGATTTGGGTCAACGCCGCTGCCCCATCCTTACGGATAAAATTGCAGAGCGTCCCGTTTCATGGTAGACGCCTGCCTCGAATTGAAAAGCGCTGGCCTCTCCTGGGGAGGAGGGGTCTGCGCCGGAACAGCAGGGGCTGGCTCGACAATGCCTGGATTGGTCGGGTGCGTCGGGGCTCCGCTTTTGGGGGCCTCAAATCGTGAGGTCGTGCGCCGGATGGGGGTCCGGGGCGCGGCGACGGGACCGTTTTCGCCGTTTTCCGGCGCGGTCCGTGCCGCTCTTGCCGCAGTTTTTAAATATTCCTCCAAAATTTCTGCCGCAATTCGGGCCGATCGACTTGATCGCGCTTCCGATGGTTTTTGCGGTATTTCGGGAATACAGCCGTTTTGCGGAATGCGCCGCGCCGCGAACGGTTCGGCTTGCGCTCAGCGCAGGTCGCCCACTTCCGCCGCAGTTGGCGGGATTCATGCGTTTTTCCTTGTATTGCCAAGGAGATGCGCGAGAGGCGGTGCGTGAAACCTTGGTGTCACACGAGACTGGCCCCTGGCAAAGATCAATGATAAATATGCCAACCCAGTCTTGAAATGATCGGAAAATCGGTAAGCCAATGGCGATAGCAAAAGAAGTCCTCGAAGAACTTGAGAAGCGCCGTTCCGCGGCGCTCGCTGGCGGCGGCCTCGACAAGGCCGAGAAGCGCCACCAAAAGGGTCAGCTGACCGCCCGCGAGCGGTTGGACCTGCTGTTCATGCCGGAAACCTTCCAGGAGTTCGGCCTGCTGGTGCGTCATGCCACCCGCGGGTTCGGCATGGACGATAAGGAAATCCCGTGCGACGGCGTGATCACCGGCGTCGGCTACTGCGGCGGCAAGCCGGTCGCGGCGTACTCGCAGGATTTCACCGTGTCGGGCGGTTCGCTCGGCTCGATGCATGCCCGCAAGATCGCGAACCTGCAGGACTTCGCGGTGAAGTCGGGCATGCCGATCGTCGGCATCAACGATTCCGGCGGGGCGCGCATCCAGGAAGCCACCAGCTCCCTGAACGGCTACGGCGACGTGTTCTATCGCAACGTTCTCGCCTCGGGCGTGGTGCCGCAGATCGCGGTGATCGCCGGTCCGTGCGCGGGCGGTGCGGCGTATTCGCCGGCCCTCATGGACTTCCTGATCATGACCCGCAACACCGCGAACATGTTCATTTGCGGTCCGGACGTGATCAAGGCCGTCACCGGCCAGGTCTGCACGATGGCGGAAATCGGCTCGGCCCAGGCGAACGCCTCGGTCTCCGGTAACGTCCACTTCATCGCCGAGGACGACCGCGACGCGATCGCGATCACTCAGAAGATCCTGTCGTTCCTGCCCTCGAACAACATGGAAGAGCCGCCGCATCATCTGACCGAGGAACTCGTCCTCGCGGATGACCCGGAGATGAACAACCTCATCCCCGAGACCAACAAGGCTCCCATGGACGTGAAGCCGATCATCGCTCGTCTCGTCGACGGCGGCGACTTCCTCGAAGTCCACAAGGACTTCGCGAAGAACATGGTCGTGGGTTGGGCGCGCATCGGCGGCGTGGTGGTCGGCATCATCGCCAACCAGCCGGCGTTCAAGGCGGGCTGCATCGACATCGACGCGTCGGACAAGGGCTCGCGCTTCATCCGCTTCTGCAATGCGTTCAACATCCCGCTGGTGAACCTCGTCGACACCCCCGGCTATCTCCCGGGCGTGCAGCAGGAGCGCGGCGGCATCATCCGTCACGGCGCGAAGCTGCTGTTCGCGTACTCGGCCTCGACCGTGCCGAAGGTCACCCTGGTGATGCGCAAGTCCTACGGCGGCGCGTACCTCGCGATGTGCCCGGGCTCGCTCGGCGCGGACGTGGTGTTCGCCTGGCCGACCGCCGAAATCGCGGTGATGGGCGCCGACGGCGCGGTGAACGTGCTCTACGGCAAGGAGATCAAGGGGGCCAAGGACCCGGCCGCGAAGCGCGCCGAGCTCGTGGCGGAATACTCCAAGGAGTTCCAGAACCCCTACCAGGCCGCGGGCAAGGTTCAGATCACCGACGTGATCAACCCGGCGCGTTCGCGCGCCGCTCTGGCTTTGGCGCTCCGGACCCTGCTCTCGAAGCGGGAAACCCGTCCGCCGAAGAAGCACGGCAACATTCCGTTGTAAGCATCGGGCCACCGGCCGACCGGGAGGGGGGATGCGGATCCCGCCTCCCGGCAAGTCCGGGAAGCCTTCTTGGAGACAGAGAGAAACATGGACTACGTTCAACTCGCCGACGCTGCCGGGTCCGTCATGGACATCGCGCAGGTCGCGGCCACCGGCGCGGAGCCTCCGCCGGCGTGGCTGGGCGGTCTGATGGGTATGGCAGTGGTGATGATCGCGTTGACCGGCCTGTGGTGGGTCAGCTCGGCGGTCGCCCAGTACTTCATCAAGAACCCGCCAAAAAAAACTGAGGCCGTCTCGAAAGCTCCGGTAGCGGCTGCGGCTGCCGCCCCGGTTGCGTCGCAGGCGGCGTCGGGCATTCCGCTCGCGCTGATCGTCGCGGCGGTGGCCCAGATCATGAACCAGCCGCTTCGGAGCGTGACGGTCAGCGCTCCGGCGAATCCGAACGCGTCCTGGGCCATCCAGGGTCGTGAAGCTATTTTTGCGTCGCACACGATGAAGTCGCCGCGCGACGTCTCCGGCCTCAGCGCCGTCAAGAAGGGATAATCAGCAAATGACGAAGCTCAAGATCACCGTTGAAGGCAAGACCTACGACGTCGACGTCGAAGTCGTCGGCGCTGCCGCCGCTCCGGCCGTCGCCGCTCCGGCTCCGGTCGCTGCCGCTCCGGCTCCCGCCGCTCCGGCCCCGGCTGCTCCGGCTCCGGCTCCGGCCGCCGCCCCGGCTCCCGCCGCCGCCGCTCCGGCCGGCGCCACCGTCGTCACCTGCCCGCTCGCCGGTTCGGTGTTCAAGGTCCTCACCTCGGTCGGCGCTTCCGTGAAGGAAGGCGACGAGCTGATGATCCTCGAAGCGATGAAGATGGAAACCCCGATCACCGCCCCGGCGGCCGGCACCGTCAAGTCGATCGACGTCGCGCAGGGCGCCACCGTCTCGGAAAACCAGGTCCTCTGCACCCTGGGCTAATACATGGCCTCAAGCCATGATGGCGTAACCAAGGGATAAGGTCTTCTACGATGGATATGCAACTCATCAACGACTTGACGGGGTTCGACAGCGTCAACCTCGGCATGGTCGCGATGTGGATCGTGGTTGCGGTGATGTTCTACTTGGCCGTGGTCAAGGAGTTCGAACCGCTTCTGCTCGTCCCGATCGCCTTCGGCGCGTTCCTCGCGAACCTGCCGTGCGAGAACATGTGGAACGCTCCGGTGGAAACCGCCGACGGCCACACCCTCGCGGGCGGTCTCTACTATTACATCATGCAGGGCATTCACCTCGAACTGTTCCCGCCGATCATCTTCCTCGGCGTGGGCGCCCTCACCGACTTCGGCCCGCTGATCGCGAACCCGCGCACCCTGCTGCTGGGCGGCGCGGCGCAGTTCGGCGTCGCCGCGACCTACTTCACCGCGTACTACGCGATGGGCTTCACCGAGGGTGAATCGGCGACCATCGGCATCATCGGCGGCGCCGACGGTCCGACCACGATTCTCCTCGCCGGCAAGCTCGCTCCGCACCTCCTCGGCGCGGTGGCGGTGGCCGCCTACTCGTACATGGCGCTGGTGCCGATGATCCAGCCGCCGATCATGAACGCGCTGACCACCCATGCGGAAAAGCGTATCCGCATGAAGTCGCTGCGTCCGGTCGGCCGTGCCGAGAAGCTGATCTTCGCCGCGATGTCGTGCGCGCTGACCATTCTCCTGGTCCCGCCGGCCGCGCCGCTGCTCGGCATGCTGTTCCTCGGCAACTTCATCCGTGAGAGCGGCGTCTGCGAGCGTCTGAACAAGGCCGCGCAGAACGAGATCATCAACATCACCACCATCTTCCTCGGCACTTCGGTCGGCGCGACCATGACCGCCGAGAACTTCCTGCGTTTCGATACGCTGAAGATCCTGGTGATGGGCATCGTCGCGTTCGGCGTCGCCACCGCGGCGGGCGTCCTGATGGCGAAGCTGATGAACCTGACCATCAACCGCTCCAACCCGATCAACCCGCTGATCGGTTCCGCCGGCGTGTCGGCGGTGCCGATGGCCGCCCGCGTCTCGCAGGTGGTCGGCGCTTCGCACGATCGGCAGAACTTCCTGCTGATGCATGCGATGGGCCCGAACGTCGCCGGCGTGATCGGCACGGCGGTGATCGCCGGTTACTTCATCGCGACCCTTGGTACGCACTAAGGGCTCCGGGCGCGGAGCGGGGCGAAAGCCTCGCTCCCAGCCCAGATCATGTGTTAAGTTCGCGTAGAGTTTTGCGCGGGGGTGGGGGCACCCCACGATGGCGACATCGTCAAACGCGCGAGCCACTTGTGACCGGACGACCGCGCGTCGTTCAACTGGGATTGGGGCATCCGGGGTTTCCCACGAACTCCGGGTGAAGCGGGAACCGTAAGGGCGGTCCGGCGTCTGCGCCGTATCGTCCGGGATGCGTCGCTCCGTGTGCGGAGCGCGGCCGGCTCGTTCCGGGCATCCCGCGGGACCCCTCGTGTTCGCCAGGCGGGAGCCGTCCTCTCCGTCGCGTGCGGCGCGTCCGTCTCATGTTCGTTCGGCGTTGCTCCGACCACAGTCGGAACGGAATTTCGGCGTCGACGCGCCGGGGAAGCCCACCGTCCCCGGCCTGTCGCGCCACCCGGAAACATGAGATGGAGTCATCAAAGATGGCATTCGAACAGCTTCTCGACGCGGCGGCCCAGGTCGTCGACGTTGCGCAGGTCGCCCAGGCGGCCGAAGAGATCCCGGCGTGGCAGGGTGGCCTGATGGGCATGGCGGTGGTGATGACCGCGCTCGTCGGCATCTGGTTCGCCACGTCGGCGATCGGCGCCTACTTCCAGAAGAAGAAGGCTCCCGCGCCGGGAAAATCTGAGGCCGCCCCGAAGGCGCAGCCCGCGGCTCCCGCGGCTCCCGCGGCGGCGGCCTCGACCGAGATCCCCCTGGCAGTGATCATCGCGGCGGCGGTGCAGATGGTGCAGGCACCGATCCGCAACGTCGTGGTGAGCGCGCCGGGCATGGCGTCCGTGACCTGGACGTCGCAGGGGCGACAGGCGATCTACGCCTCCCACTCCGCGAAGGCACCGCAAGCGGTGACTCCGCTCGGCACCATCAAAAAGTAAGCGTCCTGATCTGTCTCCAAGACGCGTTCGGGCGGCGCCGGTTTCGGCGCCGCCCTTTTTCGTGCCCGGCGGTGGGGGCTGCCCGATACCCAACCCGAGGTTTGCCGAATCTCCGAAGAACCGCCGAAGCTCTTGAATCTGGGCAATTCAGGCAAATATGGCGCCGCCAATATCCTTATGGCGCCAACGCAATCCTGTGGTTCTGCCGCAGAATTGAGGCGATTCGGGCTCAATTATGGCAAAAAGACTAGGGATTAAGGCAAACCTGTGGTACACCCTTCCTGCGTAACGCGTGCGCTTCCCCGGTGGGCGGGGTGGCGCGCGGCCCGCAAGGGCGATGCGATGCGCATCAGGGGAGCGCCCGGAACTGTGGTCCGGGCGCGGCGTGGACCACCCCGGCATTTGCCGCGGAGTGCGACGGTGGACGGCACCGTTCGGGTTTCACGTACGCGGTTCCGACGTTCGCAGAGGGGAGCCCTCGGCGGCGGCGGTGCTTGCGTCCAACGAAGATCGCGGCCTCGCCCGCGGCGGCAGCGCCGGGGGCGGGAACGGGGCGGGGGCGGAAAGCCGCCCGCGCCTCACCGGAACCCTCGATGGAGAGCGTGTGACTATGAGCGTGATTATGGATACCACCCAGGTGGTCGCGCAGGTCGCCCAGGCGACCGCGGAGACCGACACCCTCGGCCTCGCGCCGTGGGAAGGCGGCCTGTTCGGCTTCATCATCGTGATGACCGCCCTGATCGGCATCTGGGCCGCCACTTCGC of uncultured Alphaproteobacteria bacterium contains these proteins:
- the ribF gene encoding bifunctional riboflavin kinase and FAD synthetase (Evidence 2a : Function of homologous gene experimentally demonstrated in an other organism; PubMedId : 2985604, 9743119; Product type e : enzyme) → MIILRHSDAVPAHLRQGVVAIGNFDGVHRGHQAVLATARALAQAEGRPMGALTFEPHPRSVFQPELAPFRLTPFPMKARLIGALGADFLFTQGFDLAYAQTTADDFIQNTLVRTLDVRHIVIGHDYAFGKGRTGTPESLRRAGASMGFGVTELAAVTARSGVILSSTAARDAIREGRMADAAAILGRTWAIEGPVEHGEKRGRTIGFPTANVILTDTLRPRPGVYAVSVRIGDDPDIRHGVANCGRRPTFDGKGTVLEVHLFDFAETLYDRRLHVAFARFLRDERKFDDVAALRRQIVEDAAAARRYLQETA
- a CDS encoding Methylmalonyl-CoA carboxyltransferase 12S subunit; translated protein: MAIAKEVLEELEKRRSAALAGGGLDKAEKRHQKGQLTARERLDLLFMPETFQEFGLLVRHATRGFGMDDKEIPCDGVITGVGYCGGKPVAAYSQDFTVSGGSLGSMHARKIANLQDFAVKSGMPIVGINDSGGARIQEATSSLNGYGDVFYRNVLASGVVPQIAVIAGPCAGGAAYSPALMDFLIMTRNTANMFICGPDVIKAVTGQVCTMAEIGSAQANASVSGNVHFIAEDDRDAIAITQKILSFLPSNNMEEPPHHLTEELVLADDPEMNNLIPETNKAPMDVKPIIARLVDGGDFLEVHKDFAKNMVVGWARIGGVVVGIIANQPAFKAGCIDIDASDKGSRFIRFCNAFNIPLVNLVDTPGYLPGVQQERGGIIRHGAKLLFAYSASTVPKVTLVMRKSYGGAYLAMCPGSLGADVVFAWPTAEIAVMGADGAVNVLYGKEIKGAKDPAAKRAELVAEYSKEFQNPYQAAGKVQITDVINPARSRAALALALRTLLSKRETRPPKKHGNIPL
- a CDS encoding hypothetical protein (Evidence 5 : No homology to any previously reported sequences), which gives rise to MDYVQLADAAGSVMDIAQVAATGAEPPPAWLGGLMGMAVVMIALTGLWWVSSAVAQYFIKNPPKKTEAVSKAPVAAAAAAPVASQAASGIPLALIVAAVAQIMNQPLRSVTVSAPANPNASWAIQGREAIFASHTMKSPRDVSGLSAVKKG
- the gcdC gene encoding Glutaconyl-CoA decarboxylase subunit gamma; its protein translation is MTKLKITVEGKTYDVDVEVVGAAAAPAVAAPAPVAAAPAPAAPAPAAPAPAPAAAPAPAAAAPAGATVVTCPLAGSVFKVLTSVGASVKEGDELMILEAMKMETPITAPAAGTVKSIDVAQGATVSENQVLCTLG
- the oadB gene encoding Oxaloacetate decarboxylase beta chain 1 codes for the protein MDMQLINDLTGFDSVNLGMVAMWIVVAVMFYLAVVKEFEPLLLVPIAFGAFLANLPCENMWNAPVETADGHTLAGGLYYYIMQGIHLELFPPIIFLGVGALTDFGPLIANPRTLLLGGAAQFGVAATYFTAYYAMGFTEGESATIGIIGGADGPTTILLAGKLAPHLLGAVAVAAYSYMALVPMIQPPIMNALTTHAEKRIRMKSLRPVGRAEKLIFAAMSCALTILLVPPAAPLLGMLFLGNFIRESGVCERLNKAAQNEIINITTIFLGTSVGATMTAENFLRFDTLKILVMGIVAFGVATAAGVLMAKLMNLTINRSNPINPLIGSAGVSAVPMAARVSQVVGASHDRQNFLLMHAMGPNVAGVIGTAVIAGYFIATLGTH
- a CDS encoding hypothetical protein (Evidence 5 : No homology to any previously reported sequences); translated protein: MAFEQLLDAAAQVVDVAQVAQAAEEIPAWQGGLMGMAVVMTALVGIWFATSAIGAYFQKKKAPAPGKSEAAPKAQPAAPAAPAAAASTEIPLAVIIAAAVQMVQAPIRNVVVSAPGMASVTWTSQGRQAIYASHSAKAPQAVTPLGTIKK